One Salvia splendens isolate huo1 chromosome 1, SspV2, whole genome shotgun sequence genomic window, TACGATTCTTGAGAGGGGCTTTTCCATATGATTCATCGCTACTTCGATTTTGCCCAACATTATTTGTAACTTGCTTCTGCATTTGTGATACAGGCCTATGTTCAACAGCTAGAAAGCAGCAGAATGAAGTTGACACAACTCGAGCAAGAGCTTCAACGAGCTAGACAGCAGGTTTCTTGCTGCATTCTTTGTACAAATATGTAATTCCCGTTTCCTCTATTTTGTTTCTCAATTTAGTGAATgatgttttttttccttttctgaaGGGGATATTTATTTCAAGCTCGGGAGAACAATCTCAATCGAATGGTGGAAACGGTATCAACCTCTCATTTTGACTGTCTACTTTCGTTACTTATAAAAGATTGTTTTTTCGTTCAATTCAGTTTTTGAAGAGGAAAAAGGTTACAAGCTTCTATCTTTTGAATGTGGGAACTTTCTGTCTGGCCTTAATAATTAAAGAATAGTAGAAATCGATAATTTGTTGCATCAAATCCGAAAAATGAGAATTCTTTATAGCCAGCGACATTGACATCCATGAATATCCACTTGTAGGTGCCATGGCCTTTGATGTTGAGTACGCGAGGTGGCTGGAGGAGCACAACAAGCGGATTAACGAGCTTAGAGGTGCTGTCAATTCTCACGCGGGCGATGGTGAGCTCCGCATAATCGTCGACGGCATTGCGTCACATTATGACGACATCTTTCGGATAAAAGGTGATGCTGCAAAGACCGACGTCTTCCACATCTTGTCGGGCATGTGGAAGACGCCTGCTGAGCGATGCTTCCTCTGGCTAGGCGGATTCCGCTCGTCCGAACTTCTCAAGGTTTAGTCACATTCTATCATTTTAAGTTTCTTGATTCATGTGATTTCTGGttattatatttagtttttgaatgtttttttttatgcaGCTTCTAATTAATCAGTTAGAGCCATTGACTGAGCAGCAGTTATTAGCTATCAACAACTTGCAGCAGTCGTCTCAGCAAGCCGAAGACGCTCTGTCTCAAGGAATGGAAGCGCTGCAGCAGTCGTTGGCCGAGACATTAGCTGGTTCCCTCGGTCCAACAGGCTCGTCTGGAAACGTTGCCAACTACATGGGTCAAATGGCGATGGCGATGGGCAAGTTGGGAACTCTCGAGGGCTTCATTCGCCAGGTTAGCTACCGTTTTGCTTTTGTGTTTTTCGTAGCAATACCATGTTCTTCTTGCCTCTTCAAATGCAAGGTGCATCCTccattaaatactccctccgtccagcaataTGTGTAACGTACgtgtaaaaagttagtgaaatatgggtctcacttttatatagcTTTATATTGAAAGAGacagtggaatgtgggacccacttaCTGAATATAGTAAATGAGACATGTAATGGCGGACTgactgaaatggaaaaatgggataCATATTgctgacggagggagtaataattacgGATTGGTAAACTCTAATTGAGGACTACGAAAACCTAATATAGAATTTCGCTGAACCTCAATCAAATTTAGTTCGGGGTGCCCCGTACATTTGTATGCACGCGagttttgttttttcttctaGAAAAAGGTATTTGATTATCCGTCATACAATGTAACGTTACGAACGGAAAAATCTTGGTCGCAGGCGGATAATCTGCGGCAGCAAACTCTCCAACAAATGCACCGGATACTAACAACTCGTCAGTCGGCCCGAGCTCTCTTGGCTATCAGCGACTACTTCTCCCGTCTCCGGGCCCTGAGCTCCCTCTGGCTCGCGCGTCCCCGGGAATAACGTCTGTTAGTAGTTTAGATGGGAGATGAGGGATCTTGTGGTTCTTGCCTTATTGAAGCAGTAGGAGTTGAGGGTGATTTATTTCAAAATGTAACATTTAGCTTCTGCAATTGTACTGCTTGTATAATTTCTCCCCCCCATTGTAAAATTTGTAGCATTTTTAGTTGTAAGTGTTTGTTTCAACAGTTTAGCATAATATAAATTCAAGAATTGGTTGATTGTAGCCTTGTTGGAAAAATCTTGATTTGAGAATTATTTTTGTCCTTGTAAGAAAAAAATGGGGGAAAAGGGGAGAAATATTGGTAAATTGCCAGAAGAACTTTGGTTATATATTCTGATTTGTTTCTCAACTTTAAATATTAGTCTTTTAATCGTGAATGCTaacctttttttaaattttgtgatgATAAAATAgtccaattttttatttgtaatttattattaatttaatatgcaCATGTTTCAAATTAATGACATGATTAAGTAATTTGTATGAGAAATTATAATACACATAATAGTCAGAATTTTCTAGATGCTAAGCTACCAAAAATTTAGTTTCAACTTCAATCTCTTTTTATAATCTTCTAAGAAGTCTTTTAACCAAAAACGTGTTCTActataatttgttattttagtATAAATTACTACAtttcaaggaagatgaccccttcctttgGGAGTGAAAATTTTATGGTCAATCCacattaaattagaattttttcTCCTTCCTAGGCGGCACaagattttttataattttattttgtgtattaagtgaagagaataaaagagagaggaaataaagtagagataaacgtgtttctattttttaataatacttaattttggttgtgataaaaaaaatcggtCATAATTTCGGAAAAAAATGCTCAATACGCAAGCCTTTCAAAATTTAAGATTAAATTTGCACGCCTTTCAAAATATGGGATCGtgacatgcgaatttttcggaataagaGATTTTTGAGGTTTTAtctatttttctcttcttttttcttattatttctttcatgatatttataaattaaccAAATTACCCCTGATTTATTCACTACAATTTTTTATTCCAATTATTTTCACCCAAATCACCAAACACCAGCTCCAAAAATTAGCAATTGAAATCCTAGAACGTCTTTCTCTACCCCCTCATGCGCAACCTCCAATTTGCAATCTTTCTCTTTCTCCTTCGTTTTTCCACTCTTTCTCTTGCCCTATCTTTTCTCTTGTGCAGCCGTCAGCGACCACACAAAGTGGTCCTTTGTTCACGTCTTCATCGACACGGCTGTTGCGTACCATCATCCCCTGCTCTCTAAGTCAGTCGGAGCCTCCCGTCACGCTGTTGCTGTAGCATGTCTTAGCCACTGTCGCTCAATGGCAACCAGGGTGCCGCCTCTTCCGGTTTCGAGACTGTCAACCGCCGCCGTCTCCGGAGACTCTTAGCACCCGTCGCCTCTCTCCCTCGGCACCCTTATTTCAAAAGCAACTGGACACCTCCGTCTTCTCTCATTGCAACCCCCCATCCGTCCCCAAATTTAGAGAGCTAAAATCCGTCGACTATCTCTTGTTGCACACCCAAACATTTCCATCACTCGGTTCAGGCGATGTCATCGCGCCTCGCTGACAGCCAGTGTCACCCTCTCGGTGCTCAGCGCCGTCAGCCCTCTCAAATTCGCCACGACACAGCATCCTCGCTGCTCGAACTCCCTCGCCAGCCGCCGTGCCTcattgatgaatccgcgaattattgatgaagataaatgctcgtaaaaataaattacgacacggtgaatttacgtggttcgatttactgaagtaaatctacgtccacgggaagaagggagggcaagattgtattgcttgatctgggattacagcttacaacacagacttgctatatgcttttatctctagagagcttaacccttttctatctgatctaagttctatttatacattgaactaaggtcgtggtttgcagccccactaacaagatcgtgggtgagcaataactgctcaataactgcttcgtaccactaaatagatcgtgggtatagcggaggtcgtggaggcctttcatgagtccactaactcctagttcggtcgaatgctgagaccgaactgctggactttaccgatcagctcttgccgatctgagaggagagcttgactggtcggcttttaccgagctgtaggctgagtccgaactcttgggtcgtgccgaactctttggtgccgaacagatactctttcttgggctctgggctgatgggccgtcactgttattgggcttgccattagggtttagttcgtaccccatcactaccccctccgaaaagcgaagtgaatcacttcggcgaggtgagtcacttcggcattctggataatggtaagggggaggctgacgtcaggggacgtgccttgcgcgtgcctgcattaaatgcgacagtaaaatccggccgttgaatcctgaaaaggtgggattcgaaacggcgcaacgatctcgaaatctttcccgaatctgataaatatgctcctttcttcatcattgaagcacttttgctgttgcgtcttctatactctctctttttc contains:
- the LOC121756098 gene encoding transcription factor TGA2.2-like encodes the protein MEDTSPRTDTSTDADTEDKMLRDQLHGIGASDGSDKSRDQKTLRRLAQNREAARKSRLRKKAYVQQLESSRMKLTQLEQELQRARQQGIFISSSGEQSQSNGGNGAMAFDVEYARWLEEHNKRINELRGAVNSHAGDGELRIIVDGIASHYDDIFRIKGDAAKTDVFHILSGMWKTPAERCFLWLGGFRSSELLKLLINQLEPLTEQQLLAINNLQQSSQQAEDALSQGMEALQQSLAETLAGSLGPTGSSGNVANYMGQMAMAMGKLGTLEGFIRQADNLRQQTLQQMHRILTTRQSARALLAISDYFSRLRALSSLWLARPRE